A genomic window from Anaerotignum faecicola includes:
- a CDS encoding ABC transporter permease subunit: protein TEFEAFFHIMLPLVKPAIATIIVFTFIGNWGELMWANITTASNALIKTLPVGLLNFKTEMGVEWGQYTAGICMVTLPLMLVFGYFQKYFVSGLTNGAVKG, encoded by the coding sequence TACGGAGTTTGAGGCGTTTTTCCATATCATGCTTCCGCTTGTGAAGCCGGCGATCGCTACCATTATCGTATTTACCTTTATCGGAAACTGGGGCGAACTGATGTGGGCCAATATTACGACGGCTTCCAACGCATTGATTAAGACGCTTCCTGTGGGACTTTTAAATTTTAAGACTGAGATGGGCGTTGAATGGGGGCAGTATACGGCCGGTATCTGTATGGTCACGCTGCCGCTGATGCTGGTGTTCGGTTATTTCCAGAAGTACTTTGTGTCCGGTCTGACGAATGGGGCCGTGAAGGGGTAA